One region of Faecalibacter bovis genomic DNA includes:
- a CDS encoding SulP family inorganic anion transporter has product MKEAILNHFKPNGPINIKNEILAGLTVAMTMIPESLSFAILAGLTPLVGLYAAFIMGIVTAILGGRPGMVSGGAGATVITLIVLNQIHGVEYIFAAVALAGIFQILVGIFKLGKFVRLIPQPVMYGFLNGLAIVIFMSQINQFKSSSDGMVTWLEGMPLYTMIGLTSLTVLIVYFFPKITKVIPASLVAIMVVFALVIGLNIDTKTVGDIAAIKGDLPSFHIPSVPFTLETLEIILPYSIIMGSVGLIESLLTLTLVDEITNTKGESNKESIAQGVANITNGFFGGMGGCAMIAQTFVNLDAGSRSRIAPAIGAITILIIILIGAPVIEKIPMAALVGVMMMVAISTFKWGFFNLLFKMPKSDIFVAIVVAAITVVLHNLALAVLIGVIISALVFAWDNAKRIRARKSIDEKGQKIYEIYGPLFFGSVSAFNEKFDFINDPEVVVIDMKESRVVDMSAIDALSVITTKYALRNKQVILRHLSKDSIKLLKNAHGVIEVNIEEDPTYKVMPNH; this is encoded by the coding sequence ATGAAAGAAGCAATACTGAATCATTTTAAACCAAACGGTCCAATTAACATCAAAAACGAAATTTTAGCAGGTTTAACCGTTGCTATGACGATGATACCTGAATCATTATCGTTTGCAATTCTTGCTGGTTTAACACCGTTAGTTGGTTTGTATGCTGCATTTATAATGGGAATTGTGACTGCAATTTTAGGTGGTCGTCCCGGAATGGTTTCTGGTGGTGCAGGTGCAACGGTTATAACCTTAATTGTTTTAAATCAAATACATGGTGTTGAATATATTTTTGCAGCAGTTGCGTTAGCCGGAATATTTCAAATTTTGGTCGGAATTTTTAAGCTTGGAAAATTTGTTCGATTAATTCCTCAGCCAGTTATGTACGGTTTTTTGAATGGTTTAGCTATTGTAATCTTTATGTCACAAATCAATCAATTTAAATCTTCGTCGGATGGAATGGTTACTTGGTTAGAAGGAATGCCTTTATATACGATGATTGGATTAACAAGCTTAACAGTTTTAATAGTTTATTTTTTCCCAAAAATCACGAAGGTTATTCCAGCTTCTTTAGTTGCAATTATGGTTGTTTTTGCTTTAGTAATTGGTTTAAACATTGACACGAAAACTGTTGGAGATATTGCTGCTATCAAAGGTGATTTACCATCATTTCATATTCCAAGTGTGCCTTTTACTTTAGAAACTTTAGAGATTATTTTACCTTATTCAATAATCATGGGTTCGGTAGGATTAATTGAATCTTTATTAACGCTAACTCTTGTAGATGAAATCACTAATACTAAAGGAGAATCTAATAAAGAGTCAATTGCTCAAGGAGTTGCTAATATTACGAATGGATTTTTTGGTGGAATGGGAGGATGTGCGATGATTGCCCAGACATTTGTTAATTTAGATGCAGGTTCACGATCTCGAATAGCCCCGGCAATTGGAGCAATTACCATCTTGATTATTATATTAATCGGAGCTCCGGTTATTGAAAAAATTCCGATGGCAGCATTAGTAGGAGTTATGATGATGGTCGCCATTTCAACATTTAAGTGGGGATTTTTTAATCTTTTATTTAAAATGCCTAAGTCAGATATTTTTGTTGCAATTGTAGTGGCAGCAATTACAGTTGTATTACATAATTTAGCATTAGCTGTTTTAATAGGAGTAATTATCAGCGCGTTAGTATTTGCTTGGGATAATGCAAAACGTATCAGAGCTAGAAAATCTATAGATGAAAAAGGTCAAAAAATTTATGAAATTTATGGACCATTATTTTTCGGATCTGTATCGGCTTTTAATGAAAAATTTGATTTTATAAATGATCCAGAAGTTGTAGTTATTGATATGAAAGAGAGTCGAGTAGTAGATATGAGTGCAATTGATGCTTTAAGTGTAATAACAACAAAATATGCATTAAGAAATAAGCAAGTTATCCTACGACACCTAAGTAAAGATTCTATCAAATTATTAAAAAATGCACATGGTGTAATTGAAGTAAATATAGAAGAAGATCCAACTTATAAAGTTATGCCTAATCATTAA
- a CDS encoding aminopeptidase P family protein — protein sequence MTHLEKLQAIRSLMKEQNIDAYIIPSSDPHISEYLPDFYKCIEWTSGFTGSAGTLMITQEFAGLWTDSRYFVQAKDQLDGTGFELVKLKVQHSPEYVQWVSENLPVGAKVAFDGNLASLLVANTIKNTLAPLGYTIDGHADLLSSIWENRPSLPINHAYTLPVSTTGQSTIDKLNTIKAQLKAKRADAHLISSLDDLAWALNVRGTDVPCNPVVLGFAFISDSETILYITDGKLNDEAIAELNSYGVVLKPYEEVYQKLKNLQGGTSILIDPKRTCFAVYDSIPDGVKIIEDMNPSTMLKAIKNNVEIKHTRNAMINDGVALTKFFKWLEENVASGELTEISVADYLANLRAEQPGFKDISFGSIVGYKAHGALPHYSATPESNSLLEQNGLLLVDSGGQYETGTTDITRVVSLGNITQEEKEDYTLVLKGTIEGSMAIYPKGTRGYQIDAITRRPMWQTLRNYGHGTGHGVGFFLNVHEGPHVFNGTPTDIAIEAGMITSIEPGLYKEGEYGIRIENLVLSKDLKSSQYGDFMDFETLTVCYIDTDLVEKSVLDQIHIDWLNNYNEWVYNQLESKLSVDEKSWLRNKTKAI from the coding sequence ATGACACATTTAGAAAAGCTTCAAGCGATTCGTTCTTTGATGAAAGAACAAAACATTGATGCGTACATCATACCTTCTTCTGATCCACATATTAGCGAATATCTACCTGATTTTTACAAATGTATCGAATGGACATCTGGTTTTACAGGTTCAGCTGGTACACTTATGATTACACAAGAATTTGCTGGATTATGGACTGATTCTCGTTACTTTGTACAAGCTAAAGATCAATTAGATGGTACTGGTTTTGAATTAGTAAAATTAAAAGTTCAACACTCACCTGAATATGTACAATGGGTTAGTGAAAATTTACCAGTTGGAGCAAAAGTTGCTTTCGACGGGAATTTAGCATCTTTATTAGTTGCAAATACGATAAAAAACACATTAGCTCCTTTAGGATATACAATTGACGGACATGCAGATTTATTAAGTTCTATCTGGGAAAACCGCCCAAGTTTACCAATAAATCACGCGTATACATTACCTGTTTCTACAACTGGTCAATCAACAATTGATAAATTAAATACAATAAAAGCTCAGTTAAAAGCTAAACGTGCAGATGCTCATTTAATTTCTTCATTGGATGATTTAGCTTGGGCATTAAATGTTAGAGGTACGGATGTTCCTTGTAACCCTGTTGTATTAGGATTTGCATTCATCAGCGATTCAGAAACTATTTTATATATTACTGATGGTAAGTTAAATGATGAAGCTATTGCAGAATTAAATAGTTATGGTGTTGTATTAAAACCATATGAAGAAGTTTATCAGAAATTAAAGAATTTACAAGGTGGAACTTCTATCTTAATCGATCCAAAACGTACTTGTTTCGCTGTTTATGATTCTATCCCTGATGGTGTAAAAATTATCGAAGACATGAATCCTTCTACAATGTTAAAAGCAATAAAAAACAATGTAGAGATTAAACATACACGTAATGCAATGATTAACGATGGTGTTGCATTAACAAAGTTCTTTAAATGGTTAGAAGAAAATGTTGCTTCGGGAGAATTAACTGAAATCTCGGTTGCTGATTATTTAGCAAATTTACGTGCTGAACAACCTGGATTTAAAGATATTTCGTTTGGTTCAATCGTTGGATATAAAGCTCACGGAGCTTTACCTCATTATTCAGCTACACCAGAAAGTAATTCGTTATTAGAACAAAATGGATTATTATTAGTTGATTCTGGTGGACAATACGAAACTGGAACAACAGATATTACTCGTGTTGTTTCTTTAGGAAATATTACACAAGAAGAAAAAGAAGATTACACATTAGTTTTAAAAGGAACTATTGAAGGATCTATGGCTATTTATCCAAAAGGAACACGTGGTTACCAAATTGATGCTATTACGCGTAGACCAATGTGGCAAACACTTAGAAACTACGGACACGGAACGGGACACGGAGTTGGCTTCTTCTTAAATGTACATGAAGGTCCACACGTTTTTAATGGTACACCTACGGATATTGCAATAGAAGCTGGAATGATAACATCTATCGAGCCAGGTTTATACAAAGAAGGTGAATACGGAATTCGTATCGAAAATTTAGTTTTATCTAAAGATTTAAAATCATCTCAATATGGAGATTTTATGGATTTTGAAACTTTAACTGTTTGTTACATTGATACAGATTTAGTTGAAAAATCAGTTTTAGATCAAATTCATATTGATTGGTTAAACAACTACAACGAATGGGTTTACAATCAATTAGAATCTAAATTATCTGTAGATGAGAAATCTTGGTTAAGAAATAAAACAAAAGCAATTTAA
- a CDS encoding thiol-disulfide oxidoreductase DCC family protein — protein MKNDVVIYDGDCGFCSFWVQWLLNKDKNNILKFASLQGSYGQEFLKKNNLNTTDFDTIYYHKEEGIFYDKSNAILEILSSLGGLYSLMKVFKIIPRFIRDEVYMLVSKNRKKFAQNNCLLPSPSQRSQFLD, from the coding sequence ATGAAAAATGATGTAGTAATATACGATGGCGATTGTGGTTTTTGTAGCTTTTGGGTTCAATGGTTGTTGAATAAAGACAAAAATAATATTCTGAAATTTGCTTCTTTACAAGGAAGTTATGGACAAGAATTTCTCAAAAAAAACAATTTAAATACAACTGATTTTGATACTATTTATTATCATAAAGAAGAAGGTATTTTTTATGATAAATCAAATGCTATTCTTGAAATTCTTTCCTCGTTAGGAGGATTATATTCATTGATGAAGGTTTTTAAAATTATTCCTCGATTTATTAGAGATGAGGTTTACATGCTGGTATCAAAGAATCGTAAAAAGTTCGCGCAGAATAATTGTCTTTTACCAAGCCCTTCGCAACGCTCACAATTTCTAGACTAA
- a CDS encoding lipoate--protein ligase, with translation MYIIDSPSHDAYFNIALEEYLLYKYPTEDIFLLYVNDPSIIVGKFQNTLAEINLNYVESNNIKVVRRMSGGGSVYHDLGNLNFSFHTLLGSNDFMDFSKFTEPIVTLLNELEVPAKLEGRNDLLVDGKKFSGNAKLARNGKMIQHGTILFNSEMNVLGDALKVNPLKFVDKAVKSNRARVTNLAPYLPEGMITDDLKELLIEVMLETNEDAIIYELTSEDKEGVQQLINEKYSTWDWNFGFSPKYNFKNAKKIPAGFIEVHLDVDRGGIIEKAKIFGDFFASKPIEEFEEMLIGKNHNFNELNLFFDTIDLTAFFGKVEKEEILDLFK, from the coding sequence ATGTACATTATTGATTCACCTTCGCACGACGCATATTTTAATATTGCTTTAGAAGAATATCTTTTATATAAATATCCAACAGAAGACATCTTTTTATTATATGTCAATGATCCGTCAATTATCGTAGGTAAATTTCAGAATACTTTAGCTGAAATTAATCTTAATTATGTAGAATCAAACAACATTAAAGTTGTTCGACGTATGTCTGGTGGTGGTTCTGTTTATCATGATTTAGGAAATCTAAACTTTTCGTTTCATACCTTATTGGGATCAAATGATTTTATGGATTTCTCTAAATTTACCGAGCCAATTGTAACTTTACTTAACGAACTTGAAGTTCCGGCTAAACTAGAAGGTCGTAATGATTTATTGGTAGATGGTAAGAAATTTAGTGGTAATGCAAAATTAGCTCGAAATGGAAAAATGATTCAGCATGGAACAATTTTGTTTAATTCGGAAATGAATGTTTTAGGAGATGCACTTAAGGTAAATCCTTTAAAGTTTGTGGATAAAGCTGTAAAATCAAACCGAGCTCGTGTTACAAATCTTGCGCCTTACTTACCGGAAGGAATGATTACAGATGATTTGAAGGAATTGTTGATTGAAGTTATGCTAGAAACGAATGAAGATGCAATAATTTATGAACTAACATCTGAAGATAAAGAAGGTGTACAGCAATTAATAAATGAAAAATACAGTACTTGGGATTGGAATTTTGGATTTTCGCCGAAATATAATTTTAAAAATGCAAAGAAAATTCCTGCTGGATTTATTGAAGTTCACTTGGATGTTGATCGTGGTGGTATTATTGAGAAAGCTAAAATATTTGGAGATTTCTTTGCTTCAAAACCAATTGAAGAGTTTGAAGAAATGCTAATTGGTAAAAATCATAACTTCAATGAATTAAATTTATTTTTTGATACAATTGATCTTACCGCTTTCTTTGGAAAAGTTGAAAAAGAAGAAATTTTAGATTTATTTAAATAA
- a CDS encoding catalase — MKENSKTKQMKEHVVDSFDKLMTTNDGSPVHDNNNTLKAGDRGPSLLQDHIYLDKMMHFDRERIPERVVHARGSAAHGVFEATEDISDLTVANFLKKGTKTPVFVRFSTVAGFKGSTDLARDVRGFSVKFYTEEGNYDLVGNNIPVFFIQDAMNFPDLVHAVKPEPHNEIPQAASAHDTFWDFISLMPEATHMVMWAMSDRAIPRSLRMMEGFGVHTFKLVNSEGKGTFVKFHWKPKLGVHAVAWNEAQKISGFNSDFHREDLWEAIDKGNFPKWDLGIQIIPEEDELKHSFDILDPTKLVPEELYPVKIIGTMTLNRNPENFFAETEQSAFDPGRLVPGIDVSNDPLLQGRLFSYMDTQNYRLGGPNFHELPINRPINGKHNNQKDGFSRFDIPKGEVSYFPNSKATGCPYHAMLKGEKGFQSHEEKIDASKVRKRSDSFADHFSQARLFFNSQSKPEQQHIIDAFSFELSKINDAKIRERMLANLNQVSEELATKIGDNLNIKPSKELDELTLKFARQNHPDYPLKNKKSEIEKSEALSMLVKPNEGTIETRKVAFLVEDGVSKKSVDDLKSVLEKEGAEAVLISGKVGPLKFKEGDTEEIQHTYKTDVSVCYDAVYTPDGDSIAKLMNTPEYFQFIEEAFMHCKALCFGEEAIKLLNHSKVKKDKGVITAEDKNWQNSFVDVMKLHRVWDLEEDRKNPS, encoded by the coding sequence ATGAAAGAAAATTCGAAAACAAAACAAATGAAAGAGCACGTAGTGGATTCTTTTGATAAGTTGATGACTACCAATGATGGATCGCCTGTACATGATAATAATAATACTCTGAAAGCAGGTGATAGAGGTCCATCTCTTTTACAAGATCATATCTATTTAGACAAAATGATGCATTTTGACCGTGAGCGAATTCCAGAAAGAGTTGTTCATGCTCGTGGTTCAGCGGCACATGGTGTTTTTGAAGCAACAGAAGATATTTCTGATTTAACAGTTGCTAATTTTTTAAAAAAAGGGACTAAAACACCAGTTTTTGTTCGTTTTTCAACTGTAGCAGGTTTTAAAGGTTCAACTGATTTGGCACGTGACGTAAGAGGATTTTCAGTTAAATTTTATACTGAAGAAGGTAATTATGATTTAGTTGGAAATAATATTCCTGTATTTTTTATTCAGGATGCAATGAATTTCCCAGATTTAGTACATGCTGTAAAACCAGAACCGCATAACGAAATTCCACAAGCAGCTTCTGCACATGATACGTTTTGGGACTTTATCTCATTAATGCCAGAAGCAACTCATATGGTTATGTGGGCAATGTCCGATCGTGCCATTCCTCGTTCACTTCGTATGATGGAAGGTTTTGGAGTTCATACTTTTAAACTTGTAAATTCAGAAGGGAAAGGAACATTTGTTAAATTCCATTGGAAACCAAAATTAGGTGTACACGCAGTTGCTTGGAATGAAGCTCAAAAAATTTCAGGATTTAATTCAGATTTTCATCGTGAAGATTTATGGGAAGCAATTGATAAAGGAAATTTTCCAAAATGGGATTTAGGAATTCAAATTATACCTGAAGAAGATGAATTGAAACATTCATTTGATATTTTAGACCCTACGAAATTAGTACCAGAAGAACTGTACCCTGTGAAAATCATTGGTACAATGACTTTAAATAGAAACCCTGAAAATTTCTTTGCTGAAACCGAACAATCTGCCTTTGATCCAGGTCGTTTAGTGCCAGGAATAGACGTATCTAACGATCCATTATTACAAGGACGTTTATTTTCTTACATGGACACACAGAATTACCGTTTAGGTGGACCAAATTTCCATGAATTACCAATTAATCGACCAATTAATGGAAAGCATAATAATCAAAAAGATGGTTTTTCTCGATTTGATATTCCAAAAGGAGAAGTAAGTTATTTCCCGAATAGTAAAGCAACTGGTTGTCCATATCATGCAATGTTAAAGGGTGAGAAAGGTTTTCAATCACACGAAGAAAAAATTGATGCTTCAAAAGTGAGAAAACGTTCAGATTCTTTTGCTGATCATTTCTCTCAAGCTAGATTATTCTTTAATTCTCAATCTAAACCAGAGCAACAACATATTATCGATGCATTTTCATTTGAATTAAGTAAAATTAATGATGCAAAGATTAGAGAAAGAATGTTAGCAAATCTAAACCAAGTTAGTGAAGAGTTAGCTACAAAAATTGGTGATAATTTAAACATTAAACCATCCAAAGAATTAGACGAATTAACGCTGAAATTTGCTCGCCAAAATCATCCAGATTATCCTTTAAAAAATAAAAAATCAGAAATTGAAAAGTCTGAAGCTTTATCAATGCTTGTGAAACCTAACGAAGGGACAATTGAAACGAGAAAAGTCGCATTTTTAGTTGAAGATGGAGTTTCTAAAAAAAGTGTTGACGATTTAAAATCAGTTTTGGAGAAGGAAGGAGCAGAAGCAGTATTAATTTCAGGAAAAGTAGGTCCTTTAAAATTTAAAGAAGGCGATACAGAAGAAATTCAACACACTTATAAAACTGATGTTTCGGTATGTTATGATGCAGTTTATACTCCTGACGGGGATTCTATTGCTAAATTAATGAACACGCCAGAATATTTTCAATTTATTGAAGAGGCATTTATGCATTGTAAAGCTTTATGTTTTGGTGAAGAAGCAATAAAACTTTTAAACCATTCGAAAGTTAAAAAAGATAAAGGTGTCATTACTGCAGAAGATAAAAATTGGCAAAATTCATTTGTTGATGTGATGAAGTTACATCGAGTTTGGGATTTGGAAGAAGATCGTAAAAATCCTTCTTAA
- a CDS encoding enoyl-ACP reductase FabI, which yields MSYGLLKGKKGIIFGALDQNSIAWKAAEQCHEEGAEFILTNAPVALRMGELNALAEKTGSEVVGADATSMEDLNKLFDIAIAKFGKIDFILHSIGMSVNVRKGKHYTDLNYDWLTKGWDISSVSFHRVMKCAWDKDAMNQGGSILALTYIAAQRTFPDYNDMADNKAYLESIARSFGYFWGKERGVRVNTISQSPTPTTAGNGVKGFSGFMGFADKMSPLGNATALDCANYIVAMFSDLTAKVTLQNLFHDGGYSNTGVSQEVIEAMDANNKED from the coding sequence ATGTCATACGGATTACTTAAAGGTAAGAAAGGAATCATCTTTGGAGCATTGGATCAAAATTCAATCGCTTGGAAAGCGGCTGAACAATGCCACGAAGAAGGAGCAGAGTTCATTTTAACAAATGCCCCTGTAGCTTTAAGAATGGGTGAATTAAATGCATTAGCAGAAAAAACAGGATCTGAAGTTGTTGGAGCGGACGCTACTTCAATGGAAGATTTAAATAAATTATTTGATATTGCAATTGCTAAATTCGGTAAGATTGATTTCATTTTACATTCAATCGGAATGAGTGTAAACGTAAGAAAAGGAAAACATTATACAGATTTAAACTACGATTGGTTAACTAAAGGATGGGATATTTCTTCTGTATCTTTCCACCGAGTAATGAAATGTGCTTGGGATAAAGACGCTATGAATCAAGGAGGTTCTATCTTAGCTTTAACTTATATTGCTGCTCAACGTACTTTCCCTGATTACAATGATATGGCTGATAATAAAGCATATTTAGAATCTATTGCTCGTTCATTTGGATATTTTTGGGGTAAAGAAAGAGGGGTACGTGTAAATACAATTTCTCAATCTCCAACGCCAACTACTGCTGGTAACGGTGTTAAAGGTTTCTCAGGTTTCATGGGGTTTGCTGATAAAATGTCTCCACTTGGAAACGCAACAGCATTAGATTGTGCAAACTATATTGTAGCAATGTTCTCTGATTTAACTGCTAAAGTTACTTTACAAAATTTATTCCACGATGGTGGTTACAGTAATACTGGAGTTTCTCAGGAAGTTATTGAAGCTATGGACGCAAATAACAAAGAAGACTAA
- a CDS encoding class I SAM-dependent methyltransferase, with the protein MYKIYPEKRYNETLKLLHKFASTEDKILDLGVKNPFSDVMEENGYTIINTSGEDLDYHYHNLKNNDVTFVTALEILEHLVNPMEVLRNLPGDKLLATIPMRLWFAPAYRNKNDPRDVHYHEFEDWQFDMLLEKAGWKIIHRHKWTHPTNKIGIRPFLRKITPRYYAVYAERNKDFEFK; encoded by the coding sequence ATGTATAAAATATATCCTGAAAAAAGATATAATGAGACATTAAAACTACTCCATAAATTCGCATCAACTGAAGATAAAATTCTTGATTTGGGTGTTAAAAATCCTTTTTCTGATGTGATGGAAGAAAACGGATACACCATTATTAATACTTCAGGCGAAGATTTAGATTATCATTATCATAATTTAAAGAATAATGATGTTACCTTTGTAACTGCATTAGAAATTTTAGAGCATTTAGTAAATCCGATGGAAGTTTTAAGAAATCTGCCTGGCGATAAATTATTAGCTACTATTCCTATGCGATTATGGTTTGCTCCTGCTTATCGAAATAAAAATGATCCAAGAGATGTGCATTATCACGAATTTGAAGATTGGCAATTTGATATGTTATTGGAAAAAGCCGGATGGAAAATTATTCATCGTCACAAATGGACACATCCTACAAATAAAATTGGAATACGTCCATTTTTAAGAAAAATTACACCCAGATATTATGCCGTTTACGCAGAACGAAACAAAGATTTCGAGTTTAAATAA
- a CDS encoding glycosyltransferase — protein MPFTQNETKISSLNKYSIVIPAHNEEDFIKITLDSLVHQTVTPYQVVVVNDNSTDNTQSIIEEYAKKYDWISILNRISKGEHQPGSKVIQTFLAGYEILKKDFDFIVKLDADLDIPANYFETILMHFNANSKYGMVGGFAYIEKNGNWILENLTDKDHIRGAFKAYRKETYDQIGGLRSHMGWDTVDELLCRYYNWEIKTDETLQIKHLKPTGAVYSKSALYKQGTAYYALGYGFWITLIAASKLALRKKKLSYIGYYIQGYLQAWQKKQPKMVTVEQERFIRNYRWKKMKQKLF, from the coding sequence ATGCCGTTTACGCAGAACGAAACAAAGATTTCGAGTTTAAATAAATACTCAATTGTAATTCCAGCTCATAACGAAGAAGATTTTATTAAAATTACTTTGGATAGTTTGGTACATCAAACTGTAACACCTTATCAAGTTGTTGTTGTTAATGACAATTCTACTGATAATACACAATCTATTATTGAAGAATATGCGAAAAAATATGATTGGATTTCAATATTAAATCGAATTTCGAAGGGTGAACATCAACCAGGAAGTAAAGTAATTCAAACCTTTTTAGCTGGTTACGAAATTTTGAAAAAAGACTTCGATTTTATTGTAAAATTGGATGCTGATTTAGACATCCCTGCGAATTATTTCGAAACTATATTGATGCATTTCAATGCTAATTCAAAATATGGAATGGTTGGTGGATTTGCTTATATCGAGAAAAATGGGAATTGGATATTAGAAAATCTAACAGATAAAGATCATATTCGTGGTGCTTTTAAAGCTTATCGAAAAGAAACTTACGATCAAATTGGTGGATTACGTTCTCACATGGGTTGGGACACGGTAGATGAATTATTATGTCGTTATTATAATTGGGAAATTAAAACTGACGAAACTTTACAAATTAAACATCTAAAACCAACGGGAGCAGTTTATTCCAAAAGTGCTTTATACAAACAAGGAACTGCATATTATGCGCTTGGGTATGGATTTTGGATAACGCTTATCGCGGCTTCTAAATTAGCTTTACGCAAGAAAAAATTATCGTACATTGGATATTATATTCAAGGGTATTTACAAGCTTGGCAAAAAAAACAACCTAAAATGGTAACTGTAGAACAAGAAAGATTTATTCGTAATTACCGTTGGAAAAAAATGAAACAAAAATTATTTTAA
- a CDS encoding aspartate aminotransferase family protein, producing the protein MENLKEGFFKYQAQTTNFASGFEVDYAKGSYIYGKDGKAYLDFVAGVSVNTLGHSHPRINQAIIDQVNKYMHVAVYGEYAQEKPVALCKKLVDMTPDGLDQVYLVNSGTEAIEASLKLAKRATGRQEIISFRNAYHGNTHGSLSVSGDERKKAAFRPLLPEVYFIEFNNEDDLQRITTKTAGVIVETIRGASGFRVPLNDYLKKLKTRCEEVGAKLIFDEIQPGFGRTGKLFAFEHYGVTPDILAIGKGMASGLPVGAFMASNEVMSTLKENPHLGHITTFGGNPVIAAAALALLEELEETNLMQDIDRKEALFREHLKHPKIKTIHGRGLMLAPELSSPEYTLRVQAECMKRGLILFFLMYSIENLRITPPINISDEDIIKGCNILKGVLDDLEE; encoded by the coding sequence ATGGAAAATTTAAAAGAAGGTTTTTTTAAATACCAAGCACAAACTACAAATTTTGCTTCAGGTTTTGAAGTAGATTATGCAAAAGGATCTTATATCTACGGGAAAGATGGCAAAGCGTATTTAGACTTTGTTGCCGGAGTTTCTGTAAATACTTTAGGGCATAGTCATCCTCGCATTAATCAAGCGATTATAGATCAAGTCAATAAATACATGCATGTTGCTGTATATGGCGAATATGCACAGGAAAAACCAGTTGCATTATGCAAGAAATTGGTTGACATGACTCCAGATGGTCTAGATCAAGTTTATTTAGTTAATTCAGGAACAGAGGCAATTGAAGCATCGTTAAAATTAGCTAAAAGAGCTACAGGTCGTCAAGAAATTATTTCTTTCAGAAATGCATATCATGGTAATACGCATGGTTCATTAAGTGTTTCTGGAGATGAAAGAAAAAAAGCTGCCTTTAGACCTTTGTTACCAGAAGTGTATTTTATCGAGTTTAACAATGAAGATGATTTACAACGAATTACAACAAAAACTGCTGGAGTTATTGTAGAAACAATTCGTGGTGCATCTGGATTTAGAGTTCCACTAAATGATTATTTAAAAAAATTAAAAACTCGTTGTGAGGAAGTTGGAGCAAAGTTGATTTTTGATGAAATTCAGCCTGGTTTCGGTCGTACAGGAAAACTTTTTGCTTTTGAACATTATGGTGTTACGCCTGATATTTTGGCAATAGGAAAAGGTATGGCTAGTGGTTTGCCTGTTGGTGCTTTTATGGCTTCTAATGAAGTGATGAGCACGTTAAAGGAAAATCCACATTTAGGACATATTACCACATTTGGTGGAAATCCTGTAATTGCAGCAGCTGCTTTAGCTTTATTGGAAGAGTTGGAAGAAACGAATTTAATGCAAGATATTGATCGTAAAGAAGCATTGTTTCGTGAACATTTAAAGCATCCAAAAATCAAAACTATTCATGGTCGTGGACTAATGTTAGCACCAGAATTATCTTCGCCAGAATATACTTTGAGAGTTCAAGCAGAATGTATGAAACGTGGTTTAATTTTATTCTTTTTAATGTATAGTATTGAAAATTTAAGAATTACGCCACCAATTAATATTTCTGATGAAGACATTATCAAAGGATGTAATATTTTGAAAGGTGTGTTAGATGATTTAGAAGAATAA